The following proteins come from a genomic window of Campylobacter coli 76339:
- a CDS encoding N-acetyl-gamma-glutamyl-phosphate reductase — MGLKVGILGASGYAGNELVRILLNHPKVEISYIGSSSSVGQSYMKLYPNTPLDLIFEDKKLDELELDVLFTATPHEFSAKLFSETLLKKMKIIDLSADFRLKNPKDYELWYKFTHPNQELLKNAVYGLCELYQEEIKNANLIANPGCYTTCSILSLYPLFKEKMIDLNSVIIDAKSGVSGAGRSAKVENLFCEVNENIKAYGLASHRHTPEIEEYLSYAAGEKITLQFTPHLVPMQRGILTTAYANLKHSVSEKEIREIYQKYYQDRKFIRLLPPQSFPQTRWVKSSNFADINFSIDERTNRIIVLGAIDNLIKGAAGQAVQNMNLMFDFDEDEGLKFFANL; from the coding sequence ATGGGATTAAAAGTAGGAATTTTAGGAGCAAGTGGATATGCAGGCAATGAGCTTGTGCGTATCTTACTGAATCATCCTAAAGTAGAAATTTCCTATATAGGCTCTAGTTCAAGTGTGGGACAAAGCTATATGAAGCTTTATCCCAACACTCCTTTAGATTTAATTTTTGAAGATAAAAAATTAGATGAACTTGAACTTGATGTTTTATTTACTGCTACTCCACATGAATTCAGCGCCAAACTTTTTAGTGAAACTTTGTTAAAGAAGATGAAAATCATAGATTTAAGTGCTGACTTTCGTCTTAAAAACCCTAAAGATTATGAGCTTTGGTATAAATTTACTCATCCTAATCAAGAGCTTTTAAAAAATGCAGTTTATGGACTTTGCGAGCTTTATCAAGAAGAGATAAAAAATGCAAATTTAATCGCAAATCCTGGTTGTTACACTACTTGCTCTATACTCAGTCTTTATCCGCTTTTTAAAGAAAAAATGATTGATTTAAATTCGGTGATTATCGATGCAAAAAGTGGAGTCAGCGGTGCAGGAAGAAGTGCAAAAGTAGAAAATCTTTTTTGTGAAGTAAATGAAAATATCAAGGCTTATGGCTTAGCTTCACACCGCCATACCCCTGAAATCGAAGAGTATTTAAGCTATGCAGCAGGAGAGAAAATCACTTTACAATTTACCCCTCATCTAGTACCTATGCAAAGGGGAATTTTAACTACTGCTTATGCAAATTTAAAACATTCTGTAAGCGAAAAAGAAATTCGTGAAATTTATCAAAAATATTATCAAGACAGGAAATTCATAAGGCTTTTACCGCCGCAGTCGTTTCCGCAGACTCGGTGGGTTAAATCAAGCAATTTTGCGGATATAAATTTCAGCATCGATGAACGCACAAATCGTATTATTGTTTTAGGTGCTATTGATAATTTAATCAAAGGTGCAGCAGGACAAGCTGTTCAAAATATGAATTTAATGTTTGATTTTGATGAAGATGAAGGACTTAAATTCTTTGCAAATTTGTAA
- a CDS encoding Predicted amino-acid acetyltransferase complementing ArgA function in Arginine Biosynthesis pathway, with protein MQVRAMQKSDYEGVYKLWCDIKGFGIRSIDDSKENIERFLDRNPNLSAVAVVDQEIVGSILCGHDGRTGGFYHVCVHKDHRKKGIAHEMTKFCLEALKSEKINKIALIAFKSNDLGNEFWKHYGFTLREDANYYDLSLNSHNQTSFNV; from the coding sequence TTGCAAGTTAGAGCAATGCAAAAAAGTGATTATGAAGGAGTTTACAAGCTTTGGTGTGATATCAAAGGTTTTGGAATTCGATCGATTGATGATAGTAAAGAAAATATAGAAAGATTTTTAGATAGAAATCCAAATCTTAGCGCAGTAGCTGTGGTTGATCAAGAAATTGTTGGAAGTATACTTTGTGGACACGATGGACGCACGGGAGGCTTTTATCATGTGTGTGTGCATAAAGATCACAGAAAAAAGGGTATAGCCCATGAAATGACAAAATTTTGTCTTGAGGCGTTAAAATCCGAGAAGATTAATAAAATTGCACTGATAGCCTTTAAGAGTAATGATTTGGGTAATGAATTTTGGAAGCATTATGGTTTTACCTTAAGAGAAGATGCGAATTATTATGATTTATCGCTCAATTCTCACAATCAAACCAGTTTTAATGTTTGA
- a CDS encoding Acetylglutamate kinase, translated as MQKYLEKANVLIEALPYIRKFSSKIILIKYGGSAMENEELKHCVMQDIALLKLVGLKPIIVHGGGKDISKMCEKLGVKSEFNNGLRVSDQATTEVASMVLNYINKNLVHSLQNLGVKAIGLCGKDGGLLECTQKDKNLGFVGEIQKVNSSILQDLLEKDFLPIIAPIGMDENFNTYNINADDAACAIAKALKAEKLAFLTDTAGLYENFEDKNSLISKISITQAKALVDKIQGGMHVKLKSCIDACESGVKKVHILDGRVKHSLLLEFFTDEGIGTLVG; from the coding sequence ATGCAAAAATATTTAGAAAAAGCAAATGTCTTAATCGAAGCTTTGCCTTATATACGCAAATTCAGCTCAAAAATTATACTTATAAAATACGGCGGTTCGGCTATGGAAAATGAGGAGCTTAAACATTGTGTGATGCAAGATATAGCTCTTTTAAAACTCGTAGGCTTAAAGCCTATTATCGTTCATGGCGGGGGTAAAGATATTTCTAAAATGTGCGAAAAACTAGGCGTAAAAAGCGAGTTTAATAACGGACTTAGGGTGAGTGACCAAGCCACAACAGAAGTAGCAAGTATGGTGCTAAATTATATCAATAAAAATTTAGTCCACAGCTTGCAAAATTTAGGCGTTAAAGCTATAGGGCTTTGTGGCAAGGATGGCGGGCTTTTAGAATGCACGCAAAAGGATAAGAATTTAGGTTTTGTAGGTGAGATACAAAAGGTAAATTCAAGTATTTTGCAAGATCTCTTAGAAAAAGATTTTTTGCCTATCATAGCTCCTATTGGAATGGATGAAAATTTCAATACTTACAATATCAATGCCGATGATGCAGCTTGTGCTATTGCCAAAGCTTTAAAGGCTGAAAAGCTTGCTTTCTTAACCGATACTGCGGGGCTTTATGAGAATTTTGAAGATAAAAATTCTTTAATTTCTAAAATTTCTATAACTCAAGCAAAAGCTTTGGTTGACAAAATTCAAGGAGGTATGCATGTAAAATTAAAATCATGCATAGATGCTTGTGAAAGTGGAGTTAAGAAAGTACACATTTTAGATGGACGCGTGAAGCATTCTTTATTGCTTGAATTTTTTACCGATGAGGGTATTGGGACTTTAGTGGGTTAA
- a CDS encoding Acetylornithine aminotransferase / N-succinyl-L,L-diaminopimelate aminotransferase: MNYKEQSHIIPTYKRFDIVLESGEGVYLLDDKGKKYLDFSSGIGVCALGYNHAEFNAKIKAQVDKLLHTSNLYYNENIAQAAKHLAKASGLERVFFTNSGAESIEGAMKVARKYAFNKGVKGGNFIAFKHSFHGRTLGALSLTANEKYQKPFKPLISGVKFAKYNDFSSVERLVNEKTCAIILESVQGEGGVNPAQKDFYKALRKLCDEKDILLIADEIQCGMGRSGKFFAYEHSGILPDVMTSAKALGCGLSVGAFVVSEKVAQKSLEAGDHGSTYGGNPLVCAGVNAVFEIFNKEKILENVSKLTPYLEQSLENLIKEFSFCKKRKGLGFMQGLSLDKSVKVAEVIKKCQENSLLLISCGENDLRFLPPLIIEKSHIDEMSEKLRKVFKSFE, translated from the coding sequence ATGAATTATAAAGAGCAAAGTCATATTATCCCTACTTATAAGCGTTTTGATATTGTTTTAGAAAGCGGAGAAGGGGTTTATCTTTTAGATGACAAGGGTAAAAAATATCTTGATTTTTCAAGTGGTATAGGTGTATGTGCTTTAGGATATAATCATGCTGAATTTAATGCTAAGATTAAAGCTCAAGTTGATAAACTTTTACATACTAGCAATTTATATTATAATGAAAACATAGCCCAAGCAGCCAAGCATTTAGCTAAAGCGAGTGGCTTAGAGCGTGTATTTTTTACAAATTCAGGAGCAGAAAGCATAGAAGGAGCGATGAAAGTCGCTAGAAAATATGCTTTTAATAAAGGTGTTAAGGGTGGAAATTTTATAGCCTTTAAACATTCTTTTCATGGAAGAACTTTAGGAGCTTTATCTTTAACCGCCAATGAAAAATACCAAAAGCCATTCAAGCCTTTAATTTCAGGTGTTAAATTTGCAAAGTATAATGATTTTTCAAGTGTAGAACGCTTAGTCAATGAAAAAACTTGCGCTATTATCTTAGAAAGTGTGCAAGGAGAAGGTGGTGTCAATCCTGCTCAAAAAGATTTTTACAAGGCTTTAAGAAAGCTTTGTGATGAAAAAGATATATTATTGATCGCTGATGAAATTCAATGCGGTATGGGGCGAAGTGGTAAATTTTTTGCTTACGAGCACTCAGGAATTTTACCTGATGTAATGACTTCTGCTAAAGCTTTGGGGTGTGGGCTTAGTGTCGGAGCTTTTGTAGTGAGTGAAAAAGTGGCACAAAAATCTTTAGAAGCGGGTGATCATGGAAGCACTTACGGAGGAAATCCTTTAGTTTGTGCAGGTGTTAATGCAGTTTTTGAAATTTTTAATAAAGAAAAAATTTTAGAAAATGTTTCTAAACTTACGCCTTATTTGGAACAAAGCTTGGAAAATCTTATCAAAGAATTTAGTTTTTGTAAAAAAAGAAAAGGTTTGGGCTTTATGCAAGGGCTTAGTCTTGATAAAAGTGTTAAAGTAGCTGAGGTGATTAAAAAATGTCAAGAAAATTCTCTTTTACTTATCAGTTGCGGGGAGAATGATTTGAGATTTTTACCTCCTTTGATCATAGAAAAAAGCCATATAGATGAAATGAGCGAGAAGTTAAGAAAGGTTTTTAAAAGTTTTGAATAA
- a CDS encoding Protein-L-isoaspartate O-methyltransferase translates to MNAFEQKRCQSMAEEIAQKVFINEELFNAFCQVPREIFSPLKAHAYRLDALPLANSQWISSPLTVAKMTMALNFKDADSVLEIGCGSGYQAAILSKVIRRVFTIERIENLAKKAAQTFRELELFNINVKFEDGQNGWKNYAPYDRILFSAYATQIPEILLDQLSDGGILVAPILHNGKQFITRITKNGTHLQKEILEECLFVPIVDGKE, encoded by the coding sequence ATGAACGCATTTGAGCAAAAACGATGTCAAAGCATGGCTGAAGAAATCGCACAAAAAGTATTTATTAATGAAGAGCTTTTTAATGCTTTCTGTCAAGTTCCACGCGAAATTTTTTCTCCACTTAAAGCTCATGCTTATCGTCTTGATGCTTTACCTTTAGCTAATTCTCAATGGATCAGCTCTCCTTTAACTGTAGCTAAAATGACCATGGCTTTGAATTTTAAAGATGCAGATAGTGTCTTAGAAATAGGCTGTGGAAGTGGTTATCAAGCAGCGATTTTAAGTAAGGTTATCAGGCGTGTTTTTACCATAGAACGCATAGAAAATTTAGCCAAAAAAGCAGCGCAAACCTTTAGGGAATTAGAACTTTTTAATATCAATGTTAAATTTGAAGATGGGCAAAATGGATGGAAAAATTATGCGCCTTATGATAGAATTTTATTTTCTGCTTATGCCACACAAATTCCTGAAATTTTACTCGATCAGCTAAGCGATGGGGGCATACTTGTAGCCCCTATTTTGCACAATGGCAAACAATTTATCACACGTATAACCAAAAATGGCACTCATTTACAAAAAGAAATTCTAGAAGAATGTCTTTTTGTGCCTATAGTAGACGGAAAAGAATAA
- a CDS encoding carbonic anhydrase, family 3, translated as MLIRFKDKFPNLGQNVFVAEGAKIIGEVEIGDESSVWFNCVLRGDVNFIKIGKRTNIQDLTTIHVWHREFNEDGSLKDAGFPTYIGDDVTIGHNCVIHACKIGSRVLVGMNTVIMDDAAIGDDSIVGAGSVVTKGKKFPPKSLILGNPAKLVRELSDEEVAFLKQSALNYVEFKNDFLN; from the coding sequence ATGCTTATTCGATTTAAAGATAAATTTCCAAATTTAGGTCAAAATGTATTCGTTGCAGAGGGAGCTAAGATCATAGGGGAAGTAGAGATCGGTGATGAAAGCAGTGTATGGTTTAATTGTGTTTTAAGAGGCGATGTTAATTTTATTAAAATCGGAAAAAGAACAAATATACAAGATTTAACCACTATCCATGTGTGGCATAGAGAGTTTAATGAAGATGGAAGTTTAAAAGATGCAGGTTTTCCTACCTATATAGGAGATGATGTTACCATAGGGCATAATTGCGTAATCCATGCTTGCAAGATCGGCTCTCGTGTGCTTGTGGGGATGAATACAGTGATTATGGATGATGCGGCTATAGGGGATGACAGTATAGTGGGTGCAGGTAGTGTGGTAACCAAAGGCAAGAAATTTCCACCCAAATCACTCATACTTGGAAATCCTGCAAAACTTGTACGCGAACTAAGCGATGAAGAAGTGGCATTTTTAAAACAATCTGCTTTAAATTATGTTGAATTTAAAAATGATTTTTTGAATTGA